Proteins encoded within one genomic window of Prauserella marina:
- a CDS encoding MCE family protein encodes MKPLRERNQAAVGAVTLVLLGLVTLVTYYSDDLPLLGNGTTYSAYFAESANLSDGNEVQVAGVKVGEVQQVSLSGKTVHVTFKVEDVRLGPETEAAIEVKTLLGEKFLALTPRGEGTLDPAEPIPLERTTTPYEIQDVFRDLSTTVEDIDTDQLAESFDVISESLRDTPPHLRDALGGLSALAETVSSRDDELAELLSNSSGVTKVLADRNDELRKVIDDGNLLLTELQQREKAIDALLKGTRDLSEQLSGFVADNREQLGPALEKLGVVTDVLQRNQDNLNRSLELLAPFTRIGANATGNGRWFEGYICGLLPPVITVGGARINPEGCTPPIAAENQGVSVGGN; translated from the coding sequence ATGAAACCGCTGCGAGAGCGCAACCAGGCCGCGGTGGGAGCCGTGACGCTCGTGCTGCTCGGGCTGGTGACGCTCGTGACCTACTACTCCGACGACCTCCCCCTGCTGGGCAACGGGACCACCTACTCGGCCTACTTCGCGGAATCGGCCAATCTCTCCGACGGCAACGAGGTACAGGTCGCCGGTGTCAAGGTCGGCGAGGTGCAGCAGGTGTCGCTCTCCGGGAAGACGGTGCACGTCACCTTCAAGGTCGAGGACGTGCGGCTCGGACCGGAAACCGAGGCCGCCATCGAGGTCAAGACGTTGCTCGGGGAGAAGTTCCTCGCGCTGACCCCACGCGGAGAGGGAACGCTCGACCCCGCCGAACCGATCCCGCTTGAACGCACGACGACGCCGTACGAGATTCAGGACGTGTTCCGCGACCTCTCCACGACCGTCGAGGACATCGACACCGACCAGCTCGCCGAGAGCTTCGACGTGATCTCGGAAAGCCTGCGCGACACGCCGCCGCATCTGCGGGACGCGCTCGGCGGGCTGTCCGCGCTCGCCGAAACGGTGTCCTCTCGCGACGACGAACTGGCCGAACTGCTCTCCAACAGCAGCGGGGTCACCAAGGTGCTCGCCGACCGCAACGACGAGCTGCGCAAGGTCATCGACGACGGGAACCTGCTGCTCACCGAACTCCAGCAACGGGAAAAGGCGATCGACGCGCTGTTGAAGGGAACACGGGACCTTTCGGAACAGTTGTCCGGATTCGTCGCGGACAACCGCGAACAACTCGGCCCCGCGCTGGAAAAACTGGGCGTCGTCACCGATGTGTTGCAGCGCAACCAGGACAACCTCAACCGCAGTCTCGAACTGCTCGCCCCTTTCACCAGGATCGGCGCGAACGCCACCGGAAACGGGCGCTGGTTCGAGGGCTACATCTGCGGACTGCTTCCCCCGGTGATCACCGTGGGCGGCGCGCGAATCAACCCCGAGGGCTGCACGCCACCGATCGCGGCCGAGAATCAGGGCGTTTCCGTGGGAGGCAACTGA
- a CDS encoding MCE family protein, protein MSERTRGERSFLPALVKILVFATVTITFTAVLGATIANTNFGPTAGYTALFHNASGLQEGNDVRIVGVKVGQVVDITVSEDNLAEVSFDIEAGRELPAAVTATVKYRNLVGQRYLSLGTDVAGGGTLSRETPIPPERTQPALDLTALFNGFRPLFEALDPEQVNQLSYEIIQVLQGEGGTIESLLSHTASLTSTIAERDEVIGEVIGNLNHVLGTLNDRGPELGGLLDTTQQLVTGLAEQRKPIGDAVSALGELTTVTSGLLTDARPPLRKDIAALGELSGNLADSEELLDHLLQVMPGNLEKFTRTLSYGSWFNYYLCGLTGTIGVSSLNITLPFLPIPTTEQPERCKVS, encoded by the coding sequence ATGAGCGAGCGGACACGAGGGGAGCGGAGTTTTCTCCCGGCCCTGGTGAAGATCCTCGTCTTCGCGACGGTGACCATCACCTTCACCGCCGTGCTCGGCGCGACGATCGCCAACACCAACTTCGGGCCGACCGCCGGGTACACGGCGCTGTTCCACAACGCGTCGGGACTACAGGAGGGCAACGACGTCCGCATCGTCGGCGTCAAGGTGGGTCAGGTCGTCGACATCACCGTTTCCGAGGACAATCTCGCCGAGGTCAGTTTCGACATCGAGGCGGGAAGGGAACTTCCGGCGGCGGTCACGGCGACCGTCAAGTACCGCAACCTCGTCGGGCAGCGGTATCTCTCCCTCGGCACCGACGTCGCGGGAGGGGGAACCCTTTCCCGTGAAACGCCGATCCCTCCCGAACGCACCCAGCCCGCACTCGACCTGACGGCATTGTTCAACGGGTTCCGGCCGCTGTTCGAAGCACTTGATCCCGAACAGGTCAACCAGTTGTCCTACGAGATCATCCAGGTGCTGCAAGGAGAAGGCGGCACCATCGAGAGCCTGCTCTCGCACACCGCGTCGCTCACCTCGACGATCGCGGAGCGCGACGAGGTGATCGGTGAGGTCATCGGCAACCTCAACCACGTACTCGGCACGCTCAACGACAGGGGACCCGAACTCGGGGGCCTGCTCGACACCACGCAGCAACTCGTCACCGGGCTCGCCGAGCAGCGTAAGCCGATCGGCGACGCGGTCTCCGCGCTCGGCGAGCTGACCACCGTCACGTCGGGACTGCTGACCGACGCCCGCCCGCCACTGCGCAAGGACATCGCGGCGCTCGGCGAGCTGTCGGGCAACCTCGCCGACTCGGAAGAACTGCTGGACCACCTGTTGCAGGTGATGCCGGGAAACCTGGAAAAGTTCACGAGAACGCTCAGCTACGGAAGCTGGTTCAACTATTACCTCTGCGGGCTGACCGGCACCATCGGCGTCTCATCGCTCAACATCACGCTGCCGTTCCTGCCGATCCCCACCACAGAACAGCCGGAGAGGTGCAAGGTCTCATGA
- a CDS encoding MCE family protein, whose translation MRALLLRRLRHQLLGLVFLLVAALFFTLCVAVYNKAFTEYVGVRLETDHIGNQMREGADVKVRGMLVGEVRTIEATGDKAVLGLALQPDKVDLIPANVSARLLPKTLFGERYVALELPDRGSDPIAEGAVIGQDRSSSAIELERVLSDVLPLLQSVQPQKLASTLGAVSEALEGKGQELGETLVQVSDYLGELNPSLPELKADITGLANVSDVYDRAAPDFLAALSDLTTTSKTIVEKERQLVDLYASVSTVSVDLGRFLDVNKANLIDLTSTVQPTLDVLAKYAPEYPCLLRQLAEAVPRAEEAFGKGTDEMNHVTIRITASRGKYLPGVDEPRYDDKRGPRCYPQVEPPAAWPQYPPEGAIEDGSSKPAPPHRTGYGGGTTAGVPSLANSPAEHELLSTLLAPSTGIAPQDAPGWASLLVGPLYRGAVVEVE comes from the coding sequence ATGAGGGCACTGCTGTTGCGCAGGCTGCGACACCAGCTTCTCGGGCTGGTGTTCCTGCTTGTCGCCGCGCTGTTCTTCACGCTGTGCGTCGCGGTGTACAACAAGGCGTTCACCGAATACGTGGGTGTCCGGCTGGAAACCGACCACATCGGCAATCAGATGCGCGAGGGCGCCGACGTCAAGGTTCGCGGCATGCTCGTCGGGGAGGTGCGCACCATCGAGGCGACCGGGGACAAGGCCGTGCTCGGCCTCGCGCTGCAACCGGACAAAGTGGACCTCATTCCGGCCAACGTGTCAGCGAGGTTGTTGCCGAAGACGCTGTTCGGCGAGCGCTATGTCGCGCTGGAACTGCCCGATCGCGGTTCCGATCCCATCGCGGAGGGCGCGGTCATCGGGCAGGACCGCAGTAGCTCCGCGATCGAACTCGAACGCGTCCTTTCCGACGTGCTCCCGTTGTTGCAGTCGGTGCAGCCGCAGAAGCTGGCGAGCACGCTGGGCGCGGTGTCGGAAGCGCTGGAGGGCAAAGGTCAGGAACTCGGCGAGACGCTCGTGCAGGTCTCGGACTATCTCGGGGAGCTCAACCCCTCGCTTCCCGAGCTGAAGGCCGACATCACCGGGCTCGCCAACGTTAGCGACGTCTACGACCGCGCCGCGCCGGACTTCCTCGCCGCGCTGTCCGATCTGACGACGACGAGCAAGACCATCGTGGAGAAGGAACGACAGCTCGTCGATCTCTACGCCTCGGTGTCCACCGTCTCCGTCGACCTCGGCCGGTTCCTCGACGTCAACAAGGCCAACCTCATCGACCTCACCAGCACGGTCCAGCCGACGCTGGACGTGCTCGCCAAGTACGCCCCCGAGTACCCGTGCCTGCTGCGGCAGCTCGCCGAGGCCGTCCCCAGGGCGGAGGAGGCGTTCGGCAAGGGAACCGACGAGATGAACCACGTGACGATCAGGATCACCGCGAGCAGGGGCAAATACCTGCCGGGTGTCGACGAGCCCCGCTACGACGACAAGCGGGGGCCACGCTGCTACCCGCAGGTCGAACCACCTGCCGCGTGGCCGCAATATCCGCCGGAAGGCGCGATCGAGGACGGTTCGAGCAAACCGGCACCGCCGCACCGGACCGGATACGGCGGTGGGACGACGGCCGGTGTTCCCTCGCTGGCGAACTCGCCCGCCGAGCACGAGTTGTTGTCGACGCTGCTCGCGCCGTCGACCGGGATCGCGCCGCAGGACGCGCCGGGCTGGGCGAGCCTGCTCGTCGGCCCGCTCTACCGGGGCGCCGTGGTGGAGGTCGAATGA
- a CDS encoding MlaE family ABC transporter permease — protein sequence MSDDARVSDRTLEIIARPGASLEGFGQQLSFYARALAWAPRTLRRYRKETLRILTEVSFGTGALAVIGGTLGVMIGMTLFTGLIVGLQGYSALDQLGTAALTGFISAYFNTREVAPLAAGLALSATVGCGFTAQLGAMRISEEIDALEVMGIPSMPYLVTSRVIAGVTAVIPLYAVGLLSSYLASRQITVWFYGQSAGTYDHYFNLFLPPEDVLWSFLKVVVFSALVILSHCYYGYTAKGGPAGVGVAVGRAVRTSIVLIVVIDFFLSLAIWGSTTTVRISG from the coding sequence ATGAGCGACGACGCGAGAGTGTCCGACCGGACCCTTGAGATCATCGCCCGCCCCGGCGCCAGTCTCGAAGGGTTCGGTCAGCAGCTTTCCTTCTACGCCAGGGCGCTGGCCTGGGCGCCGCGCACGCTTCGCCGCTACCGCAAGGAAACGCTGCGGATCCTCACCGAGGTCAGTTTCGGCACCGGTGCGCTCGCCGTCATCGGCGGGACACTCGGAGTGATGATCGGAATGACCCTTTTCACCGGCCTCATCGTGGGGCTACAGGGGTATTCCGCGCTCGACCAGCTCGGAACGGCGGCGCTCACCGGATTCATCTCCGCCTACTTCAACACCCGGGAGGTGGCGCCGCTCGCGGCGGGACTCGCGTTGTCGGCGACGGTCGGCTGTGGATTCACCGCGCAACTGGGCGCGATGCGAATCTCTGAGGAGATCGACGCCCTTGAGGTCATGGGCATTCCCAGCATGCCCTATCTCGTGACGAGCAGGGTGATCGCGGGCGTCACGGCCGTGATCCCGCTGTACGCGGTCGGCCTGCTCTCGTCCTATCTGGCCTCCCGGCAGATCACGGTGTGGTTCTACGGCCAGTCGGCAGGCACTTACGACCATTACTTCAATCTGTTCCTGCCACCGGAGGACGTGCTGTGGTCGTTCCTCAAGGTCGTCGTGTTCAGCGCGCTCGTGATCCTGTCGCACTGTTATTACGGGTACACGGCGAAGGGCGGGCCTGCCGGAGTCGGTGTCGCGGTGGGCCGCGCGGTGCGCACGTCGATCGTGTTGATCGTGGTCATCGACTTCTTCCTCAGCCTCGCGATCTGGGGCTCGACGACGACGGTGCGGATTTCCGGATGA
- a CDS encoding MlaE family ABC transporter permease: MGAQRGSTVIPGTAALAQVGRLATLAWEVLRAIPRRPFQTREWIQQCWFFASVTILPTALVAIPFGAVIALQLGSLTQQIGAQSFTGAASALAIVQQASPLITALLVAGAGGSAVCADIGARKIREEIDAMEVLGVNPIQRLIVPRVLAAIVVSVLLNGLVSVVGVLGGYFFNVVLQGGTPGAYLASFNALAQLPDLWVSEIKAFLYGFVAGVVAAFRGLNPAPGPKGVGDAVNQAVVVTFLLLFLINVVLTAIYLRIVPPKAL, encoded by the coding sequence ATGGGCGCTCAGCGGGGATCGACGGTGATCCCAGGCACCGCCGCGCTGGCCCAGGTGGGCCGGCTCGCGACCCTCGCGTGGGAGGTGCTGCGCGCCATTCCGCGCAGGCCCTTTCAGACGAGGGAATGGATCCAGCAGTGCTGGTTCTTCGCGAGTGTCACGATTTTGCCCACCGCGCTCGTCGCGATCCCGTTCGGCGCCGTCATCGCGCTGCAACTGGGGTCGTTGACGCAGCAGATCGGCGCGCAGTCGTTCACGGGAGCGGCCAGCGCACTTGCCATCGTGCAGCAGGCAAGTCCGCTGATCACGGCGTTGCTGGTGGCCGGGGCGGGCGGAAGTGCGGTGTGCGCGGACATCGGCGCTCGCAAGATCCGCGAGGAAATCGACGCCATGGAAGTGCTCGGCGTCAACCCGATCCAGCGGCTCATCGTGCCGAGGGTGCTCGCCGCGATCGTCGTTTCGGTGCTGCTCAACGGACTGGTCAGTGTCGTCGGTGTACTCGGCGGCTACTTCTTCAACGTCGTACTGCAAGGCGGGACCCCCGGCGCCTACCTCGCCAGTTTCAACGCGCTGGCCCAGCTTCCCGATCTGTGGGTCAGTGAGATCAAGGCGTTCCTCTACGGCTTCGTCGCCGGTGTCGTCGCCGCGTTCAGAGGGCTCAACCCCGCACCGGGACCGAAGGGAGTCGGCGACGCGGTGAACCAGGCCGTCGTCGTCACGTTCCTGCTGTTGTTCCTGATCAACGTCGTGCTGACCGCGATCTACCTGCGTATCGTCCCCCCGAAGGCGTTGTGA
- a CDS encoding glucose 1-dehydrogenase, with amino-acid sequence MGRLAGKVALITGAARGQGAAAARRFAEEGASVLLADINDEEGKALAEELGDKTAYHHLDVSDEDEWASAVEHAVSEFGTLNVLLNNAGVLHFSELGSTKLADYERVIKINQVGAFLGMRSVVEPMTTAGGGSVINVSSVEGLAGMPFLVAYTASKFAIRGMTKVAALELGDRGIRVNSLHPGMIDTSMVSDAAGGAEVDYSRIVRRLALGRVGQPEEIASLALFLASDESSYCTGAEFVADGGATATHALKL; translated from the coding sequence ATGGGACGACTCGCCGGTAAGGTCGCGCTGATCACCGGTGCGGCGAGGGGGCAGGGCGCCGCGGCGGCCCGCCGCTTCGCGGAGGAGGGTGCCTCGGTGTTGCTTGCCGACATCAACGACGAGGAAGGCAAGGCGCTCGCCGAGGAACTCGGCGACAAGACGGCATACCACCACCTCGACGTGTCCGACGAGGACGAGTGGGCGAGCGCCGTCGAGCACGCGGTTTCCGAATTCGGCACGCTGAACGTGCTCCTCAACAACGCCGGTGTCCTGCACTTTTCCGAACTGGGCAGCACGAAGCTCGCCGATTACGAGCGAGTAATAAAGATCAACCAGGTCGGGGCGTTTCTCGGCATGCGCTCGGTCGTTGAACCGATGACGACAGCAGGTGGTGGTTCCGTCATCAACGTGTCCTCTGTGGAGGGACTGGCCGGGATGCCGTTCCTGGTCGCCTACACCGCGAGTAAGTTTGCGATCAGGGGAATGACCAAGGTCGCCGCGCTTGAGCTGGGGGATCGCGGCATCAGGGTCAATTCGCTGCATCCAGGCATGATCGACACCTCGATGGTGAGCGATGCGGCTGGAGGCGCGGAGGTGGACTACTCGCGGATCGTCCGCAGGCTCGCATTGGGCAGAGTCGGGCAACCCGAGGAGATCGCCTCGCTGGCGTTGTTCCTCGCCAGCGACGAAAGCTCGTACTGTACGGGCGCCGAGTTCGTCGCGGACGGGGGAGCGACGGCGACACACGCTTTGAAGTTGTAG
- a CDS encoding aldehyde dehydrogenase family protein, translated as MTFTVQPHRESLGLKTGQLYIGGQWGPAADGATWTHRHPGTGEEIGEFASGGAADVDAAVAAARAAFDEGRWATERAGVRVALLHRYAQLLRDHADELRALQALDNSVPISFGAIYATSVGAAADVFDHHAGWVDKIGGQTLPPYQGGDHLAMTFREPIGVVSAILPWNAPFLLFAQKVAPALAAGCTIVLKPSEYCTFSVLRMVELLVEAGLPEGVLNVVTGQGDPVGEAMITHPGVDKVSFTGSRAVGKHIVEASAATLKRVSLELGGKSPALVFGDAGNVGLAAATVVGAVTMGLSGQACVANTRALVHRDVYDEFIGAAQGMAAAVTYGDPFDAGVISAPLINEKQLDRVLGYIEKGKEEGRLVTGGERLGGDLAAGNFVAPTIFADVDNSATIAQEEIFGPVLAVVPFSDEDEAIALANDTEYGLGAGVFTSDVQRAFRVSRKLRAGTVGVNGFQIEPHLPFGGFKQSGLGREGGRSAIEAYTEEKSVFLPLTDEMM; from the coding sequence ATGACCTTCACCGTGCAGCCCCACCGCGAATCACTCGGGCTGAAGACAGGGCAGTTGTACATCGGCGGCCAGTGGGGACCCGCAGCCGACGGCGCGACCTGGACCCACCGTCACCCGGGAACGGGCGAGGAGATCGGCGAGTTCGCCAGCGGCGGCGCCGCCGATGTCGACGCGGCCGTCGCCGCAGCGCGCGCCGCGTTCGACGAGGGAAGGTGGGCGACCGAACGCGCGGGCGTACGGGTCGCGCTGCTGCATCGCTATGCCCAGCTTCTGCGCGACCACGCCGACGAGTTGAGGGCACTACAGGCGCTGGACAACTCGGTGCCGATTTCCTTCGGTGCCATCTACGCCACCTCGGTGGGTGCGGCCGCCGACGTGTTCGACCACCACGCGGGCTGGGTCGACAAGATCGGTGGGCAGACTCTGCCGCCCTATCAGGGTGGCGACCACCTCGCGATGACTTTCCGCGAGCCGATCGGTGTCGTGTCGGCGATTCTCCCGTGGAACGCGCCGTTCCTGCTGTTCGCGCAGAAGGTGGCCCCCGCGCTCGCCGCCGGCTGCACGATCGTGCTCAAACCCTCGGAGTACTGCACGTTCTCGGTGCTGCGCATGGTCGAACTGCTGGTGGAGGCCGGTCTTCCGGAAGGGGTGCTCAACGTCGTCACGGGGCAGGGCGACCCCGTCGGCGAGGCCATGATCACGCATCCAGGTGTCGACAAGGTGAGTTTCACGGGCAGCAGGGCCGTCGGCAAGCACATCGTCGAGGCTTCGGCCGCGACACTGAAGCGGGTGTCGCTCGAACTGGGCGGCAAGAGCCCCGCGCTCGTCTTCGGCGACGCGGGCAACGTCGGGCTCGCTGCGGCGACGGTCGTCGGGGCCGTCACGATGGGACTTTCCGGGCAGGCGTGTGTCGCCAACACGAGGGCCCTCGTGCATCGCGACGTCTACGACGAGTTCATCGGCGCGGCACAGGGCATGGCGGCGGCCGTGACCTACGGCGACCCCTTCGACGCGGGCGTGATTTCCGCGCCGCTCATCAACGAGAAGCAACTCGACCGCGTTCTCGGCTACATCGAGAAGGGCAAGGAGGAAGGCAGGCTCGTCACCGGAGGTGAGCGGCTTGGTGGTGATCTCGCGGCAGGCAACTTCGTCGCGCCGACGATCTTTGCCGACGTCGACAACTCGGCGACCATCGCGCAGGAGGAGATTTTCGGCCCTGTGCTCGCCGTCGTGCCCTTCAGCGACGAAGACGAGGCCATCGCGCTCGCCAACGACACCGAATACGGGCTCGGCGCGGGCGTTTTCACCTCCGACGTGCAACGCGCGTTCAGGGTGTCGCGCAAGCTACGCGCGGGAACGGTCGGTGTCAACGGTTTTCAGATCGAACCGCACCTGCCCTTCGGTGGTTTCAAGCAATCCGGACTCGGCAGGGAGGGCGGAAGGAGCGCCATCGAGGCGTACACGGAGGAGAAGTCCGTTTTCCTGCCGCTGACCGACGAGATGATGTGA
- a CDS encoding 3-oxoacyl-ACP reductase: MSTSLTGRVAVVTGAAEGIGRAEALALAEAGAAVVVNDLSSPEKTVDEIEAAGGKALALRGDIGEPSTAAALVAAAEEHFGGLHIVVNNAGLLRDRMLFSMTDEEWDTVIRVHLRGHFLLARDAAAYWRRKSKADGAPVYGRLVNTASEAFLVGSPGQPNYAAAKAGIAALTVSAARALSRYGVRANAICPRARTAMTEGVFGAGTEEDDPLSVDHVAPFVAFLASAAAEDISGQVFVVHGGMVALLAPPSVEKRFDTSAGTWTTPELAGTVGAYFSGRDPGRMFAADDILSLS, translated from the coding sequence GTGAGCACCAGTCTCACCGGCAGGGTCGCCGTCGTGACGGGCGCGGCCGAGGGAATCGGCCGCGCCGAAGCGCTCGCCCTCGCCGAAGCGGGCGCCGCCGTCGTCGTCAACGACCTTTCGTCACCGGAGAAGACCGTCGACGAGATCGAGGCGGCGGGTGGCAAGGCACTGGCTCTCAGGGGCGACATCGGCGAACCCTCGACGGCCGCCGCTCTCGTCGCCGCGGCCGAGGAACACTTCGGCGGTCTGCACATCGTGGTCAACAACGCGGGCCTGTTGCGCGACCGGATGTTGTTCTCGATGACGGACGAGGAATGGGACACCGTCATCAGGGTCCACCTTCGCGGGCACTTCCTGCTCGCCCGCGACGCGGCGGCGTACTGGCGGCGAAAGTCCAAAGCGGACGGAGCGCCGGTGTACGGACGGCTCGTGAACACCGCCTCGGAGGCGTTCCTCGTCGGCTCGCCCGGACAGCCGAACTACGCGGCTGCCAAGGCGGGCATCGCCGCGCTCACCGTGTCGGCCGCCAGGGCGCTGTCCCGCTACGGCGTGCGTGCCAACGCGATCTGCCCACGCGCAAGGACCGCGATGACCGAGGGTGTCTTCGGCGCGGGCACCGAAGAGGACGACCCGCTTTCGGTCGACCACGTCGCGCCCTTCGTCGCGTTTCTCGCCTCTGCGGCGGCCGAGGACATCAGCGGGCAGGTGTTCGTCGTGCACGGTGGCATGGTCGCGCTGCTGGCTCCGCCCTCGGTGGAGAAACGGTTCGACACCTCGGCCGGAACGTGGACGACGCCCGAACTCGCCGGCACCGTCGGCGCCTACTTCTCGGGCCGCGATCCCGGCCGCATGTTCGCGGCCGACGACATCCTTTCCCTTTCGTGA
- a CDS encoding Zn-dependent alcohol dehydrogenase yields MRAAVLNAIGDEKLELRDDVTTVDPGPHEVRIRVRASGICHSDLSAMDGTLPALAPGVIGHEGAGEVLDVGQGVTHLEPGDHVTVSFVPPCGDCPSCLRGEPNLCAVHAIAAFTTPRFRRGDTPLFGYAGLGTFAEEVVVPAAGAVKVDKDVPFETAALIACGVLTGVGSVLNTAKVTPGSTVVIIGCGGVGISVIQGARLAGASTIVAVDPVEAKHDIARRFGATHATTPDGLADVKAATTGGEGFDYAFDVVGIPATIRSGWDNARRGGSVVVVGAGKADAMVEFSAQELFLHDKKILGSFYGSAKVHRDTATMLRFWRAGLLDLEGMISRRIGFDEINDGLGVLKEGSSDVIRQVVTIE; encoded by the coding sequence GTGAGGGCGGCTGTACTCAACGCGATCGGCGACGAGAAGCTCGAACTGCGCGACGACGTCACAACCGTGGACCCCGGTCCACACGAGGTTCGCATCAGGGTGCGCGCCTCGGGAATCTGTCACAGCGACCTGTCGGCGATGGACGGAACACTGCCCGCGCTGGCTCCCGGCGTCATCGGTCACGAGGGAGCAGGCGAAGTACTGGACGTCGGGCAGGGGGTGACCCATCTCGAACCCGGCGATCACGTGACCGTCTCCTTCGTCCCGCCGTGCGGCGATTGCCCGAGCTGCCTTCGCGGCGAACCGAACCTGTGCGCCGTGCACGCGATCGCCGCGTTCACCACGCCGAGATTCCGGCGGGGTGACACCCCGTTGTTCGGCTACGCCGGTCTTGGCACGTTCGCCGAGGAGGTCGTGGTTCCCGCGGCGGGTGCCGTCAAGGTCGACAAGGACGTGCCCTTCGAGACGGCGGCGCTCATCGCCTGCGGAGTGCTGACCGGTGTCGGTTCGGTGCTCAACACGGCGAAGGTGACCCCGGGTTCGACGGTGGTGATCATCGGCTGCGGCGGGGTCGGCATCTCGGTCATCCAGGGCGCGCGGCTGGCGGGTGCCAGCACCATCGTCGCCGTCGATCCCGTCGAGGCCAAGCACGACATCGCGCGGCGATTCGGGGCGACGCACGCGACGACCCCCGACGGACTCGCCGACGTCAAGGCGGCTACGACAGGAGGCGAGGGATTCGATTACGCCTTCGACGTCGTCGGCATTCCCGCCACCATCCGCTCCGGATGGGACAACGCCCGTCGCGGCGGGTCGGTCGTGGTCGTCGGTGCCGGTAAGGCCGACGCGATGGTCGAGTTCAGCGCGCAGGAACTGTTCCTGCACGACAAGAAGATCCTCGGTTCGTTCTACGGCTCGGCCAAGGTGCACAGGGACACCGCGACGATGCTGAGGTTCTGGAGGGCGGGCCTGCTCGACCTCGAAGGCATGATCTCGCGGCGCATCGGATTCGACGAGATCAACGACGGGCTCGGTGTGCTCAAGGAAGGCAGCAGCGACGTCATCCGTCAGGTGGTGACCATCGAGTGA
- a CDS encoding ferredoxin, translating to MRVEVDRDLCEANEVCVAMAPAVFELDDEEELRISSPDVPEGEIERVTQAVASCPRNALLIRE from the coding sequence ATGAGGGTCGAGGTCGACAGGGATCTGTGCGAGGCGAACGAGGTGTGCGTCGCGATGGCTCCCGCCGTGTTCGAGCTCGACGACGAGGAAGAGTTGCGCATCAGCTCGCCGGACGTGCCCGAAGGTGAGATAGAACGTGTTACTCAGGCGGTCGCATCATGTCCGAGAAATGCCCTGCTCATACGTGAATAG
- a CDS encoding acyl-CoA dehydrogenase family protein, producing the protein MRIGYTPEHEELRSELRTYFAKLMTEDRRAGLRGEGGEYGDGAAYKEIVRDLGRDGWLAIGWPKEYGGQERPMLDQLIFTDEAAVAGVPVPFLTINTIGPTIMRFGTEDQKAFYLPRIAGGELHFAIGYSEPEAGTDLAALRTRADRDGDEYVIEGQKMWTSLIEYADYVWLAARTDPEAPRHKGLSILVVPTSAPGFSWTKVNTVAGPGTSATYYSGVRVPVNARIAEENAGWPLITNQLNHERVALTSAAPIQSALAEVLEWARESTSPHGGRVIEAEWVRTHLARVHAGAEYLKLRNWKIAWAASHSELTPADASATKVFGTEFAIEAYRLLMEVLGAGAVVREGSPGALLRGRVERAQRSALILTFGGGTNEIQRDIVAATALGLPVTR; encoded by the coding sequence ATGCGCATCGGCTACACACCGGAGCACGAGGAGCTGCGCTCCGAGCTCAGGACGTACTTCGCGAAGCTCATGACCGAGGACCGCAGAGCCGGTCTTCGCGGAGAGGGCGGCGAGTACGGCGATGGCGCGGCGTACAAGGAAATCGTGCGCGATCTCGGCCGCGACGGCTGGCTCGCGATCGGCTGGCCGAAGGAGTACGGCGGCCAGGAACGCCCCATGCTCGACCAGCTCATCTTCACCGACGAGGCGGCCGTCGCCGGGGTACCCGTCCCTTTCCTCACGATCAACACCATCGGCCCGACGATCATGCGGTTCGGCACCGAGGACCAGAAGGCGTTCTACCTGCCCCGGATCGCCGGGGGCGAACTGCACTTCGCGATCGGCTACTCCGAACCGGAAGCGGGAACCGATCTCGCGGCGCTGCGCACGAGAGCGGACAGAGACGGTGACGAATACGTGATCGAAGGCCAGAAAATGTGGACGAGCCTCATCGAATACGCCGACTACGTCTGGCTCGCCGCGCGCACCGACCCCGAAGCACCCCGGCACAAGGGGCTCAGCATCCTCGTCGTGCCCACCTCCGCGCCTGGTTTCTCGTGGACGAAAGTGAACACGGTCGCGGGGCCCGGCACGAGCGCGACCTACTACTCCGGCGTCCGTGTCCCGGTGAACGCGAGGATCGCCGAGGAGAACGCGGGCTGGCCGCTCATCACCAACCAGCTCAACCACGAGCGCGTCGCGCTCACCTCGGCGGCACCGATCCAGTCCGCGCTGGCCGAGGTCCTCGAATGGGCTCGCGAGTCCACCTCGCCCCACGGCGGCAGGGTCATCGAAGCCGAATGGGTCCGCACGCATCTCGCGAGAGTGCACGCGGGCGCGGAGTACCTGAAACTGCGCAACTGGAAGATCGCGTGGGCGGCGAGCCACAGCGAACTCACCCCAGCCGACGCGTCGGCGACCAAGGTCTTCGGAACCGAATTCGCGATCGAGGCATACCGCCTGCTGATGGAAGTACTCGGCGCGGGAGCGGTCGTGCGTGAGGGTTCACCTGGCGCACTGCTGCGGGGCAGGGTCGAGCGCGCCCAGCGCTCGGCGCTGATCCTCACCTTCGGCGGGGGCACCAACGAGATCCAGCGTGACATCGTCGCCGCCACCGCACTCGGCCTTCCCGTCACCCGCTAA